The proteins below are encoded in one region of Fulvia fulva chromosome 9, complete sequence:
- a CDS encoding Aspartic protease, which produces MKSAIILSLGAAALAAPRPESHTQGKSVPMNAKRSMIVTNEDGSVDYSGFLSMLRTTVRKYNNEMELPAAVENSKLNWKRADVPLVDQNQNGEDVLYYGDGDVSGQTFTFDFDTGSSDTFIPGPQCGMAQGCVGNTKYDESGQDEGNTTTITYGSGQVMGENYFDDVTVGGLKANRQNIISLTQAQGFSTSASDSLMGMGFGTIANSKQPPFWMTLLNQGKLSPSEFSFYLGRTQSGTQGNSLMTLAGRDSSRYTGAFTNLPVTRQGYWQVAVDGVAIGNGSALATEAGQGAIDTGTTAIIVPTAVLAQVVPQIPGAVPLPLSEAMTAIAYPCHSNPAASLVFGGKKFSINDLDFNLGPLDTSLGVSMASDPLTQIIQQIIQGLLGGLLGGSEPDIPANYCISSVIGADLIPGQEFYIIGDSFLKSWYSVYHYDSPSSAYVGLAKAV; this is translated from the exons ATGAAGTCCGCTATCATTCTTTCGCTCGGCGCAGCTGCGCTCGCAGCACCAAGGCCTGAATCGCACACCCAGGGCAAGAGTGTGCCAATGAACGCAAAGAGGTCAATGATCGTGACCAACGAGGATGGCTCGGTCGACTACTCTGGGTTCCTCTCAATGCTGAGGACCACCGTGCGAAAGTACAACAACGAGATGGAGCTTCCAGCGGCAGTCGAGAACTCCAAGCTCAACTGGAAGAGAGCCGATGTCCCATTGGTTGACCAGAACCAGAACGGCGAGGATGTCCTATACTACGGTGACGGAGATGTCTCAGGCCAGACATTCACATTCG ACTTCGACACCGGAAGCTCTGACACCTTCATTCCAGGCCCACAGTGCGGAATGGCACAGGGCTGTGTCGGTAATACCAAGTACGACGAGTCCGGCCAGGATGAGGGCAACACCACGACCATCACCTACGGCTCCGGCCAGGTTATGGGCGAGAATTACTTCGACGACGTAACAGTTGGTGGTCTAAAAGCCAACCGACAAAATATCATCTCCCTGACCCAGGCACAAGGTTTTAGCACCTCTGCCTCCGACAGCTTGATGGGCATGGGCTTTGGTACCATCGCCAACAGCAAGCAGCCACCCTTCTGGATGACACTCCTCAACCAGGGCAAACTCTCACCTTCCGAGTTCTCCTTCTACCTCGGCCGCACCCAGTCTGGTACTCAAGGAAACTCGCTCATGACCCTCGCCGGTCGCGACAGCAGCAGATATACTGGCGCTTTCACAAATCTCCCAGTGACCAGGCAAGGCTACTGGCAAGTCGCTGTCGACGGCGTAGCAATTGGCAATGGCAGCGCTCTCGCGACCGAAGCAGGCCAGGGCGCCATCGATACTGGTACCACAGCAATCATCGTGCCAACTGCTGTCCTCGCCCAGGTAGTCCCACAGATCCCCGGCGCTGTCCCACTCCCTCTCAGCGAGGCCATGACAGCTATCGCATACCCATGCCACTCCAACCCAGCCGCATCCCTCGTCTTCGGCGGCAAGAAGTTCTCCATCAATGACTTGGACTTCAACTTGGGTCCTCTTGACACCAGCCTCGGTGTGAGCATGGCCAGTGACCCTCTCACACAGATTATTCAGCAGATCATCCAGGGTCTGCTTGGTGGTCTGCTTGGAGGCAGCGAGCCTGACATTCCAGCAAACTACTGTATCAGCAGTGTCATCGGAGCCGACCTCATTCCTGGTCAGGAGTTCTATATTATTGGTGACTCCTTCCTTAAGAGCTGGTACTCGGTCTACCACTATGACAGCCCTTCGTCGGCGTACGTTGGACTCGCGAAGGCTGTCTAG
- a CDS encoding Putative vacuolar protein sorting-associated protein TDA6 — protein sequence MNWKFRRPSGRQFLKYFLGLALVYIILTGIVVHLTKNSNLNEIAENAAWVATSKNWLDRQACRWIGVCGLQHYIWKGGWTWSKTSIEVPPNFPDPNQWWHSGTEEPDSWSREEVQRREIPQYVLDHAPYVHLFSGEEFWPGDIGEHLIHTSPYLNYSKILDLNQDRNLTNLNDLNGYAEGEHGRFMYLQSDDNPEEWPKWLAGRKNIPSTPDPIDDSDIDHEYPNLDDLEDFDLDSAKQQALAEFDAKHAEQDVSAKTYPAVLTPSTDGRCGGSSGFTCTGSKFGGCCSIYGWCGQGDDYCGDPCDPVSGDCYDPYNPPRGPHQDLRRALDFNNDKNAPDPGGRSGAPVILVVVPKEDGIVDAFWFFFYSFNLGQKVFNIRFGNHVGDWEHTCVRFRNGKPYQVFLSEHDFGQAYTWSALEKYIPSYDGTGTMIGSWSNETAAQHAKRPVIYSAIGSHAMYGTPGLQPYILPFGILHDETDRGPLWDPTLNVQSYTYDPKDLKVRASTLNPNSPVGWFDYGGHWGDKYYPLSDPRQYRIAGQYHYVNGPTGPKFKNLGRRAVCQGRGKCEVRNWLGGHKAAAGSPPEEDVEDGTLPGGNSTDDSEMEMFSMWTR from the coding sequence ATGAACTGGAAGTTCAGGCGCCCGAGCGGGCGGCAATTCCTCAAGTACTTCCTTGGTCTTGCCCTCGTCTACATCATCCTCACCGGCATCGTCGTCCACCTCACCAAGAACTCCAATCTCAACGAGATCGCAGAGAACGCGGCGTGGGTCGCGACCAGCAAGAACTGGCTGGACCGACAAGCATGCAGGTGGATCGGAGTGTGTGGATTGCAACACTACATCTGGAAAGGTGGATGGACATGGTCCAAGACGTCAATCGAAGTGCCGCCCAACTTTCCCGACCCGAATCAATGGTGGCACTCAGGCACAGAAGAGCCGGACTCGTGGTCAAGAGAAGAAGTGCAGCGCAGAGAAATACCGCAATACGTGCTGGACCATGCACCTTATGTTCACCTATTCTCTGGCGAGGAGTTTTGGCCTGGCGACATCGGCGAGCACCTCATACACACATCACCTTACCTGAATTACTCGAAAATCCTCGATCTCAACCAAGACCGCAATCTAACGAATCTGAATGATTTGAACGGCTATGCCGAAGGCGAACATGGCAGGTTCATGTACCTGCAAAGCGACGACAACCCAGAGGAGTGGCCCAAGTGGCTCGCTGGAAGAAAGAACATCCCTAGCACACCCGACCCGATTGATGATAGCGACATCGATCATGAATATCCGAACCTGGACGATCTTGAGGACTTTGATCTGGATTCAGCGAAGCAGCAAGCCCTAGCTGAATTCGATGCAAAGCACGCCGAGCAAGACGTCTCAGCGAAGACTTACCCTGCAGTCCTCACACCGAGCACAGATGGTCGCTGTGGCGGCAGCAGCGGCTTTACTTGCACAGGAAGCAAATTTGGAGGATGCTGCTCTATCTACGGATGGTGCGGTCAAGGCGACGATTACTGTGGCGATCCCTGCGATCCAGTGTCAGGTGATTGCTATGATCCGTACAATCCGCCTCGTGGTCCACATCAAGACCTGCGCCGAGCGCTCGATTTCAACAATGACAAGAATGCGCCAGACCCTGGTGGCAGGAGTGGTGCACCAGTTATACTGGTCGTTGTGCCGAAGGAAGATGGCATTGTTGACGCCTTCTGGTTCTTCTTCTACTCCTTCAACCTTGGCCAGAAAGTGTTCAACATTCGCTTCGGCAACCATGTTGGCGACTGGGAACACACTTGCGTGCGTTTCAGAAATGGGAAGCCCTACCAAGTTTTCTTGTCTGAGCACGACTTTGGTCAAGCATATACCTGGAGTGCTCTGGAAAAGTACATCCCAAGTTATGATGGCACAGGTACCATGATTGGCAGCTGGAGCAACGAAACCGCCGCCCAACACGCCAAACGACCTGTTATTTACAGCGCCATCGGCTCTCACGCAATGTACGGAACGCCTGGTCTACAGCCCTACATCTTGCCCTTTGGGATTCTGCACGATGAGACCGACCGAGGACCATTATGGGATCCGACTTTGAACGTGCAATCCTACACCTACGACCCCAAAGACCTAAAAGTACGAGCATCAACGCTTAATCCTAATTCACCCGTGGGTTGGTTCGACTACGGCGGCCATTGGGGTGACAAGTACTACCCACTATCCGATCCACGCCAGTACCGCATCGCCGGCCAATACCACTACGTCAATGGTCCGACAGGTCCCAAGTTCAAGAACTTAGGCCGCAGAGCAGTCTGCCAAGGTCGAGGCAAATGCGAAGTCCGCAACTGGCTAGGCGGACACAAGGCCGCAGCAGGGTCGCCGCCCGAGGAAGATGTCGAGGATGGGACGCTACCAGGTGGGAATTCGACCGATGACAGTGAGATGGAAATGTTTTCTATGTGGACGCGATAA
- a CDS encoding Citrate exporter 1: MTGIESSTRLLNMSYQYGGTSMRMPPHVSMQADRLPQRPPRKSWSRLKAIVAPAKSPPNHALLTGWDLGLAVVALNFVNGVAFVDILGIGVIQSAVSDHYNGHDAVDWNTTSALIGAAVGQCILGYMSDVFTRRKMLLFAVALLFLGALGCASSASTSHAELLVLCRAICGVAVGSISNLVNISQNDICTEEQRLNLQGVQGTSVALGSIIGSLAAALLPHWRQLYFLEAALALVAIFAIYKFLPPNRDMPARSEIRKEVGRIDYLGILTGMGWLIPGLILLSKWRKFDTPVLVALSVVATLSAVLFGMLGSRTELADDQPKPPGLLRKLTCRRSRAIAPFRLFKNRTVAAIYAQNVLFGAAFYSFVYFVPVQAQVVRQEPALTGVYKLIPYFVTHAVWSTVSARVIKVFQSKGWVSYSVVMGFGFCCWTIAMALLGWDCTQPDFSHFYGFAVLVGFGTGSVFQNSVLAITKQVMSDDKAVALGTRNVLRFVGGAIGTGLSSMTMRTVVRHELPDRLDHVADSAVADHSYIKNLPEVDRALVRAANARGIAIVWYTFAGVLGLCAILCVLIKDRVAKKEEDEEKILRPGSSDSPIQPAPLDDEKSRPGSGNASMLSTPLPAYLGRNGSEDSVQRAHPAAPSVHSTPLGWL, encoded by the coding sequence ATGACTGGAATCGAAAGCAGCACCAGGCTTTTGAACATGTCCTACCAGTACGGAGGCACATCGATGCGAATGCCACCGCATGTGTCGATGCAGGCTGATCGTCTTCCGCAACGACCACCACGAAAATCCTGGTCTAGGTTAAAAGCAATCGTGGCACCTGCAAAAAGTCCGCCCAACCACGCCTTACTCACCGGCTGGGACCTGGGACTGGCCGTCGTCGCTCTGAATTTCGTCAACGGAGTCGCCTTCGTCGACATCCTGGGTATCGGCGTGATCCAGTCAGCCGTCTCAGATCACTACAACGGCCATGACGCCGTGGACTGGAACACCACAAGCGCCCTGATCGGTGCCGCCGTCGGACAGTGTATACTTGGCTACATGAGCGATGTCTTCACCCGACGAAAGATGCTCCTCTTCGCGGTCGCCTTACTCTTTCTCGGCGCTCTGGGATGCGCTTCCAGTGCATCGACGTCGCATGCCGAGCTCTTAGTCCTCTGCCGAGCAATATGTGGTGTTGCAGTTGGCAGTATATCCAACCTGGTCAACATTTCCCAGAACGACATCTGCACAGAGGAGCAGAGACTCAACTTGCAAGGTGTACAAGGCACATCTGTCGCCCTCGGCAGCATCATTGGATCTCTAGCCGCTGCGCTCCTGCCACACTGGCGGCAGCTCTACTTCCTGGAAGCAGCTCTGGCTTTGGTCGCGATTTTCGCAATTTACAAGTTCTTACCTCCCAACAGAGACATGCCGGCCAGATCTGAGATCCGCAAAGAAGTGGGCAGAATCGACTACCTAGGTATCCTCACCGGCATGGGCTGGCTGATTCCAGGTCTTATCCTTCTGTCCAAATGGCGAAAGTTCGACACCCCAGTGCTCGTCGCACTTTCTGTCGTCGCCACCCTGAGCGCTGTGCTCTTTGGAATGCTCGGGTCGCGGACAGAACTGGCAGACGACCAGCCAAAGCCACCAGGCCTTCTCCGAAAACTGACATGCCGCCGCAGCCGCGCTATTGCGCCTTTCCGCCTCTTCAAGAACAGAACCGTGGCCGCCATCTACGCGCAGAACGTCCTCTTCGGCGCGGCGTTCTATTCGTTCGTCTACTTCGTCCCGGTCCAGGCACAAGTCGTTCGACAGGAGCCGGCGCTGACTGGGGTATACAAGTTGATCCCGTACTTCGTCACACACGCTGTGTGGTCGACTGTGTCCGCGAGAGTCATCAAGGTCTTCCAGTCGAAGGGCTGGGTGAGTTATTCGGTCGTCATGGGCTTCGGATTCTGCTGCTGGACTATCGCCATGGCGTTGCTGGGCTGGGACTGCACGCAGCCAGACTTTAGTCATTTCTATGGCTTTGCTGTTTTGGTAGGATTCGGCACCGGATCAGTCTTCCAGAACTCGGTCCTAGCCATCACGAAGCAAGTGATGAGTGATGATAAAGCCGTGGCGCTCGGCACGAGGAACGTCCTCCGCTTTGTGGGAGGCGCTATCGGGACAGGATTGTCGAGCATGACTATGCGCACGGTTGTGAGACATGAATTGCCAGATCGACTTGATCATGTCGCGGACTCGGCGGTGGCGGATCACTCCTACATCAAGAACTTGCCGGAAGTGGATCGGGCTCTGGTTAGAGCGGCGAATGCAAGGGGGATTGCAATCGTGTGGTACACTTTTGCTGGTGTGCTAGGACTCTGTGCGATACTGTGTGTGTTGATCAAGGATCGTGTGGCGAAGAAGGAAGAGGATGAGGAGAAGATCTTGAGGCCGGGGTCGAGTGATTCGCCTATACAGCCAGCGCCGTTGGATGATGAGAAGTCGAGGCCGGGGTCGGGTAATGCGTCCATGCTATCGACGCCTCTGCCTGCGTACTTGGGTCGGAATGGCAGCGAAGATTCTGTCCAGAGGGCGCATCCTGCGGCACCTTCGGTGCACAGCACGCCGTTGGGGTGGTTGTAA
- a CDS encoding Pseudouridine-metabolizing bifunctional protein — MSPMPWVCRACRSSLGQQRMTRTTSSNSRRYLTTQSKYFRISEEVQQALHERKPVVALESTIYTHGWPYPDNLALSTRLETLVRINGGVPATVGILEGVARVGLGADEMVRLLSASKDPNMRKISRRDIAFALGMKDAEGRPFNGGTTISGTMVLAHAAGIKVFATGGLGGVHRGAEQTMDISADLTELGRTPVAVISSGCKSFLDIPKTLEYLETQGVAVATFADGRSGKVDFPAFYTRESGVKSPMVVKDELEAARVIWAQHVLGLQSGLHFANPIPENSSLPFKDMELAIAQAIQNARAAGATGSAETPYVLSKIKEITGDKSVEANRALVENNVIRGTKVAVALQKLEQEEGIESDITRTKRYDVEEPYNRSMVGPAAAMYTQEGVPKAYGNTQISEKLAAEAQQLESEPKRNDAQDHISSAGETADVFVAGSLAVDLACDYSPCTGSFYSSPELQTSNPAQIAQSLGGVGHNMARAAHLMGASVRLCSAVGDDLTGKAALEALAEADVSTTGIKTLSPESGSRTAQYVAINDANKDLVLAMADMSILETPSASDSTISSTFDDFWLPQLKQAHPSHLAIDGNWPPEHLARWLQAGKETNSLILFEPVSRVKSTNLFRLPKPHTLSTFPNHAVHIATPNSHELNAMYTAAREAFGLERKDWWEVIDAFGIPHTGARVQMALATSGNLVDEGIPQQSIQLLPFIPCILTKLGPEGVLLTQILLAGDERLTSGEYAPYILSRCVNETVSTIGVGGVYMRLFPPVEEVKAEDVVSVNGVGDTFAGTLLAGLAQRGEGARVEDLVDLAQRAAVLTLKSKESVSPGLGTMRLLL, encoded by the exons ATGTCTCCAATGCCTTGGGTATGTAGAGCATGCCGCTCATCATTAGGCCAACAACGCATGACAAGAACAACATCATCGAACAGCCGCCGTTACCTTACAACCCAATCAAAGTACTTCCGGATCTCTGAAGAAGTGCAACAAGCACTCCACGAAAGAAAGCCAGTCGTGGCACTAGAAAGCACCATCTACACCCATGGGTGGCCGTACCCTGACAATCTGGCTCTCTCGACACGGCTGGAGACTCTAGTGCGTATCAATGGTGGCGTGCCGGCAACCGTTGGCATTCTTGAAGGTGTCGCTCGGGTAGGTCTTGGCGCTGATGAGATGGTCAGACTGCTATCTGCATCCAAGGATCCTAACATGCGCAAGATCTCACGAAGAGACATTGCCTTTGCCTTGGGTATGAAAGATGCCGAAGGCAGACCATTCAATGGCGGCACAACGATATCCGGAACCATGGTCTTGGCACATGCTGCGGGCATCAAGGTCTTCGCCACTGGTGGTCTTGGTGGTGTTCATCGTGGGGCAGAGCAGACTATGGACATATCTGCTGATCTCACAGAGCTTGGTCGAACGCCGGTGGCGGTGATAAGCTCCGGGTGCAAGTCGTTCTTAGACATCCCGAAGACATTGGAGTACTTAGAGACGCAGGGTGTGGCAGTCGCTACGTTTGCTGACGGAAGGAGTGGTAAAGTCGATTTCCCTGCGTTCTACACCAGAGAGAGTGGCGTGAAGAGCCCGATGGTGGTCAAAGACGAGCTTGAGGCAGCAAGAGTGATCTGGGCGCAGCATGTGCTTGGTCTACAGTCCGGTCTGCACTTTGCAAACCCGATTCCTGAAAATTCCTCCTTGCCGTTCAAGGATATGGAACTGGCCATCGCCCAGGCAATACAGAACGCTCGTGCTGCTGGTGCGACTGGTAGTGCTGAGACTCCTTACGTACTCTCGAAGATCAAGGAGATTACCGGTGACAAGAGTGTGGAAGCTAATCGCGCCTTGGTCGAGAACAATGTCATTCGGGGTACCAAAGTAGCGGTGGCTCTTCAGAAGCTTGAGCAGGAGGAAGGTATTGAAAGTGATATTACGAGGACCAAGAGATACGA CGTCGAAGAACCGTACAATCGTTCCATGGTCGGTCCTGCCGCTGCAATGTACACCCAAGAAGGCGTGCCGAAAGCGTACGGGAACACACAAATATCAGAGAAGCTTGCAGCTGAAGCGCAGCAACTTGAGTCTGAGCCAAAGAGAAACGATGCGCAAGATCACATCTCCTCGGCCGGAGAGACAGCTGACGTCTTTGTCGCCGGTAGCCTAGCAGTTGATCTTGCCTGCGACTACAGTCCCTGTACAGGCTCCTTCTACAGTTCACCCGAGCTGCAGACCTCGAATCCTGCACAGATAGCACAGTCGCTCGGCGGTGTCGGACATAACATGGCTCGTGCAGCCCATCTCATGGGCGCGAGCGTTCGTCTGTGCAGCGCAGTCGGGGATGACCTCACTGGTAAAGCTGCTCTCGAAGCGCTCGCTGAAGCAGATGTGTCAACGACTGGTATCAAGACTCTCTCACCTGAAAGCGGCAGCCGCACAGCACAATACGTCGCCATCAACGATGCCAACAAGGATCTCGTCCTAGCTATGGCCGACATGAGTATTCTCGAGACACCTTCCGCCTCTGATAGCACCATCTCCTCAACCTTCGACGACTTCTGGCTACCCCAGCTCAAGCAAGCACACCCATCCCACCTCGCCATCGATGGCAACTGGCCACCTGAACACCTCGCCCGCTGGCTTCAAGCCGGCAAGGAGACCAATTCCCTCATCCTCTTCGAACCCGTTAGCAGAGTTAAGAGCACCAACCTCTTCCGCTTGCCCAAACCACACACCCTCTCCACATTCCCCAATCACGCCGTGCACATCGCAACACCCAACTCCCACGAGCTGAATGCAATGTACACCGCCGCTCGCGAAGCTTTCGGCCTCGAGCGCAAAGACTGGTGGGAAGTGATCGATGCATTCGGAATTCCTCACACGGGAGCACGAGTACAGATGGCGCTCGCGACGAGCGGAAACTTAGTCGATGAGGGGATCCCACAGCAGAGTATCCAGCTGCTCCCCTTCATCCCCTGCATCTTAACAAAACTCGGGCCCGAAGGCGTCCTCCTCACTCAAATCCTCCTAGCAGGCGACGAGCGACTCACAAGCGGCGAGTACGCTCCCTACATCTTGTCTCGATGCGTCAATGAGACGGTGAGCACGATTGGGGTGGGTGGGGTGTATATGAGACTCTTTCCACCTGTGGAGGAAGTGAAGGCGGAGGATGTGGTGAGTGTTAATGGGGTGGGGGATACGTTTGCGGGTACACTGTTGGCTGGGTTGGCGCAGAGGGGTGAGGGGGCGAGGGTGGAGGATTTGGTGGATCTGGCGCAGCGGGCGGCGGTGTTGACGTTGAAGAGTAAGGAGAGTGTTAGTCCTGGGTTGGGGACGATGCGATTGTTGTTGTAG
- a CDS encoding Dolichyl-diphosphooligosaccharide--protein glycosyltransferase subunit 1 — MRLLSWASLGLISLVAADPNATYESRNILPSTFTPPKHFLNVNLVRNINLEKSYPRETLNVVIENIDKAAQKEYYLPFEQGLLGRIGGLEAKDKKEPETGLFPVEIIGIDSSSSTEFYKITLPKALQPKEQKTLSITYFTLAALEPLPAQIQQNDKQYVSHKFSAYAPSAYTTLKQKTKLKLPTTDVPDAVTLPASLNAEGKEDPQNQGTTYTYGPYGELEAGVLQEVSVRYEFTKPLTHSKLLERDIEVSHWGGNIATEERHWLTNRAATLKNHFSRVQYQQSNYYNPPTSALKELKFPLTVGSVDAYFTDDIGNVSTSRFRANAKESNLEIKPRYPLFGGWNYSFRVGWNGDLQKYVRGVKDGSDQFVLKIPFFEGPKQGEGLEYERIVTRVILPEGAKNVEFETAVPIVSSSVGTYRSFMDTIGRTTLELTAINVVDEFRDRNLIITYEYPFAARFTKPITITAGFFAVFVIAYIVGNLDVSIGKKKQS; from the exons ATGAGGTTATTAAGTTGGGCCTCATTAGGCCTGATCAGCCTCGTCGCTGCTGATCCAAATGCGACATACGAATCACGGAATATCCTGCCCTCGACATTTACTCCGCCAAAGCACTTCCTCAACGTGAACCTGGTGCGGAATATCAACCTCGAGAAGAGCTATCCCAGGGAGACTCTGAATGTGGTTATCGAGAACATCGACAAGGCGGCGCAAAAGGAGTACTATCTCCCATTCGAGCAAGGGTTGTTAGGACGAATTGGTGGATTGGAAGCGAAGGACAAGAAGGAACCCGAGACGGGATTGTTCCCAGTGGAGATTATTGGCATCGATTCGTCTAG CTCCACCGAGTTCTACAAGATCACACTACCCAAAGCACTCCAACCAAAGGAGCAAAAGACACTCTCGATCACATACTTCACTCTTGCCGCCCTCGAGCCGCTTCCAGCGCAGATCCAGCAGAACGACAAGCAGTATGTCTCGCACAAATTCTCCGCATACGCACCGAGCGCCTACACGACCCTCAAGCAAAAGACGAAGTTGAAGCTCCCCACAACCGATGTTCCAGATGCCGTCACTCTCCCAGCATCGCTGAACGCCGAAGGGAAGGAGGATCCACAGAATCAGGGCACGACATACACGTATGGTCCATACGGCGAGCTTGAAGCAGGTGTGCTGCAAGAGGTCAGCGTGCGCTATGAGTTCACCAAGCCCCTCACGCACAGCAAGCTGCTGGAGCGAGATATTGAAGTCAGCCACTGGGGTGGTAACATTGCGACTGAGGAGCGACATTGGCTCACAAACCGAGCGGCGACTCTGAAAAACCACTTCTCGCGAGTGCAGTACCAGCAGTCCAACTACTACAACCCACCAACCAGCGCACTCAAGGAGCTCAAGTTCCCACTTACCGTGGGCAGCGTTGATGCATACTTCACCGATGACATTGGCAATGTGTCGACATCAAGGTTCAGGGCGAATGCAAAGGAGTCGAACCTCGAGATCAAGCCAAGATACCCTCTCTTCGGCGGCTGGAACTACAGCTTCCGCGTGGGCTGGAACGGCGACCTTCAGAAGTACGTGCGCGGCGTCAAGGATGGCAGTGATCAATTCGTCCTCAAGATCCCATTCTTCGAAGGACCAAAACAAGGCGAGGGTCTTGAGTACGAGCGCATCGTCACTCGTGTCATCCTCCCAGAAGGTGCAAA GAACGTCGAATTCGAGACCGCCGTCCCAATCGTCTCCAGCAGTGTTGGCACATACCGCAGTTTTATGGACACCATCGGCCGAACCACGCTCGAGCTGACTGCCATCAACGTGGTCGACGAGTTCCGGGACCGAAATCTGATCATCACCTACGAGTACCCATTCGCCGCACGATTCACGAAGCCAATCACAATCACGGCAGGCTTCTTCGCAGTGTTCGTGATCGCGTACATCGTGGGCAACCTAGACGTCAGCATAGGCAAGAAGAAGCAAAGCTAG
- a CDS encoding 60S ribosomal protein L19-2 yields the protein KVQVTWLGFPRSCQDVRLLAIFHFLHDDLDFQRQVGTSRQPDPSTATDKMVNLRTQKRLAASVADCGKRKIWLDPNEVNEISNANSRQTIRKLIADGLIIRKPVTMHSRARARELTAARRIGRHRGFGKRKGTADARMPTQVMWMRRLRVLRRLLVKYRAAGKIDKHLYHELYHLSKGNTFKHKRALVEHIHKAKAEKLREEKLKAEMDAKRAKTKAARERRQERIQTKRNALEGEDEPAAE from the exons AAAGTGCAAGTCACGTGGCTCGGCTTTCCCCGCTCCTGCCAAGATGTGCGACTCTTAGCGATATTCCATTTCCTTCACGACGACCTCGACTTTCAGCGCCAGGTAGGCACATCACGACAACCCGACCCATCGACAGCAACCGACAAGAT GGTCAACCTCCGTACCCAGAAGCGCCTGGCCGCCAGCGTCGCCGACTGCGGCAAGCGCAAGATCTGGCTCGACCCAAATGAGGTCAACGAGATCTCCAACGCCAACTCCCGCCAGACCATCCGCAAGCTCATTGCAGATGGCCTCATCATCCGCAAGCCCGTCACCATGCACTCGCGTGCCCGCGCCCGAGAGTTGACCGCCGCCCGCCGAATCGGTCGTCACCGTGGTTTCGGTAAGAGGAAGGGTACCGCCGACGCCAGAATGCCAAC TCAGGTCATGTGGATGCGTCGTCTGCGTGTGCTCCGCCGCCTATTGGTCAAGTACCGTGCTGCCGGCAAGATCGACAAGCACCTTTACCACGAGCTCTACCACTTGAGCAAGGGTAACACCTTCAAGCACAAGCGTGCCCTTGTTGAGCAC ATCCACAAGGCCAAGGCCGAGAAGCTGCGCGAGGAGAAGCTCAAGGCAGAGATGGACGCCAAGCGTGCGAAGACCAAGGCTGCCCGCGAGCGGAGACAAGAGCGCATCCAGACGAAGAGAAACGCACTCGAGGGCGAGGACGAACCAGCTGCCGAGTAA